One region of Armigeres subalbatus isolate Guangzhou_Male chromosome 3, GZ_Asu_2, whole genome shotgun sequence genomic DNA includes:
- the LOC134222433 gene encoding LOW QUALITY PROTEIN: uncharacterized protein LOC134222433 (The sequence of the model RefSeq protein was modified relative to this genomic sequence to represent the inferred CDS: inserted 1 base in 1 codon), with protein MSDGNRPSSLQNVVPVQLPESSPSYLVRRNKRCVDPFMVLRQSNLVAFLPESNQASTSSLPYINPLETLLNSKVEEDETVIVEEIQDCDSAVVTKQGSIMEELIEGISDEENISPNTSVKRSVAEEDVKLTKSEKRHASTEMKFRTFSVNWTKIGDNIIGQLNRLQEFRDQNPDKSIPRGVQFPKSDMTTLTNNIVDQMRCIDTEISACTMESVARQVHSKYXGLNFIDDDGCINHNSHVALKHKLINRNSYLNRFKDPDAKLSVAEVRRNKNVKAGTLKEYWTAVSKDCSKDIVGKLVRNDPKVLNDEFLSVSQSYVRFRLDEPKNLKDIVTGLPILRRRQLISYHFEKATGVPMDTFEKLFVGKRTKIVDFLKSRPKIGLDHTPSDYDIIASLCSLLGENVNELIIQKELGTKASEITTECVGPVLVCVDLGNNGHVFYVFAEQVCLTEGSNDVITAVGELLAVHYIYNLMYMKCTSKFLELVQSYFFKIIPITGSKSKATRKCKQQRLVQSVIEAISNHVPAAS; from the exons ATGTCAGATGGCAACCGCCCGTCATCGCTTCAAAACGTGGTCCCAGTTCAACTGCCAGAATCGTCACCGTCGTATCTGGTGCGCCGGAACAAACG ATGCGTTGATCCATTCATGGTGCTACGCCAATCAAATCTCGTCGCCTTTTTGCCGGAAAGTAACCAAGCATCTACGTCATCACTCCCGTATATCAACCCATTGGAAACTTTACTTAACAGTAAAGTGGAGGAAGATGAGACCGTTATTGTCGAAGAAATACAAGATTGCGATTCGGCGGTTGTAACGAAGCAAGGATCAATAATGGAAGAATTGATTGAAGGCATTTCCGATGAAGAGAACATATCACCAAACACATCAGTGAAAAGATCGGTAGCAGAGGAAGATGTAAAACTCACCAAAAGCGAAAAACGTCACGCATCGACAGAGATGAAATTTCGTACTTTCAGTGTGAATTGGACGAAAATCGGTGACAATATTATTGGGCAGTTGAATCGTTTGCAAGAGTTTCGAGACCAAAATCCCGACAAAAGTATTCCTCGCGGTGTTCAGTTCCCCAAATCTGATATGACCACTTTGACGAATAATATCGTCGATCAAATGCGTTGCATTGATACCGAAATATCAGCGTGTACGATGGAATCAGTTGCACGGCAAGTTCACTCGAAAT TCGGTCTAAATTTCATAGACGATGATGGATGCATTAATCATAATAGTCATGTTGCATTGAAGCATAAACTTATCAACCGAAATTCTTACTTGAACCGTTTCAAGGATCCGGATGCGAAGCTTTCAGTCGCCGAGGTTCGTAGGAATAAAAATGTGAAAGCCGGCACACTCAAAGAGTATTGGACGGCGGTTTCTAAAGACTGTTCCAAGGACATCGTAGGGAAACTTGTCAGAAACGATCCGAAAGTATTGAACGATGAGTTTCTCTCAGTCTCTCAGTCATACGTGCGATTTCGGTTGGATGAACCAAAGAACCTTAAGGATATTGTTACTGGTCTTCCCATTCTTCGCCGACGACAACTTATAAGCTACCATTTCGAGAAAGCAACAGGCGTGCCTATGGACACATTCGAGAAGCTATTTGTGGGTAAACGAACGAAAATTGTTGACTTTTTGAAAAGTCGACCAAAAATCGGACTGGATCATACACCTTCGGACTACGACATCATTGCGTCATTGTGCTCTTTGCTCGGGGAAAATGTCAACGAACTCATCATTCAGAAAGAA ctTGGAACAAAGGCATCAGAAATAACAACAGAATGTGTCGGGCCGGTGCTTGTTTGTGTCG ATCTTGGCAATAATGGCCACGTATTCTACGTATTTGCGGAACAAGTTTGCCTCACCGAGGGATCGAACGACGTCATCACCGCGGTTGGTGAGTTGTTGGCGGTGCATTACATTTATAATTTGATGTATATGAAATGCACCTCCAAGTTTTTGGAGTTGGTGCAATCCTACTTCTTCAAAATTATTCCGATAACAGGATCTAAGTCCAAGGCAACTAGAAAATGCAAACAACAGCGTCTGGTTCAGAGCGTCATTGAAGCGATTTCGAACCATGTGCCGGCCGCATCATAG